One Peromyscus maniculatus bairdii isolate BWxNUB_F1_BW_parent chromosome 14, HU_Pman_BW_mat_3.1, whole genome shotgun sequence genomic window carries:
- the Siva1 gene encoding apoptosis regulatory protein Siva: MPKRNYPFADASPLQLKVHVGPRELSRGVFAERYSREVFERTKQLLFQGAQAYRDHIWDGGCSIIHLPESLKPGLVGAPQAARGQMVIGPDGRLTRCQAQASEAGLPGTAPIACSSCVRSVDGKAVCSQCDRALCGQCIYTCWGCGALACMLCGLADYDDDGEKTLCTNCAMFEA; the protein is encoded by the exons ATGCCCAAGCGGAACTATCCGTTCGCCGATGCTTCCCCGCTGCAGCTCAAGGTCCATGTGGGCCCGAGAGAGCTGAGCCGCGGTGTGTTCGCCGAGCGCTACTCGCGCGAGGTCTTCG AAAGAACCAAGCAGCTCCTTTTCCAAGGGGCCCAGGCCTACAGAGATCACATATGGGACGGAGGCTGTTCCATCATCCACTTGCCGGAGTCACTGAAGCCTGGCCTGGTGGGGGCCCCTCAAGCCGCAAGGGGACAGATGGTGATTGGACCTGATGGCCGGCTGACGCGGTGCCAAGCTCAGGCCTCGGAGGCTG GCCTGCCTGGGACAGCACCCATCGCTTGTTCATCCTGCGTGAGATCTGTGGACGGGAAGGCGGTCTGCAGCCAGTGCGACCGGGCCCTGTGCGGACAGTGCATCTACACCTGCTGGGGCTGCGGTGCCTTGGCCTGTATGCTGTGCGGCCTGGCAGA CTATGACGACGATGGCGAGAAGACGCTTTGCACCAACTGCGCTATGTTTGAAGCCTGA